The window TCACCGGTGCGTTGCCTCAAGGTGCTGGTGTAGCGACCGACACTGGGGCAGATGCCGAAGCGGGCCAGCGCCACGATCAGGTCGTCCTTCAGGTCGTCGCTGACCGTGGAGAACTCGTGCCGGACACCCTCCTCGAACTTCTGACCGGAGTGGACGCCGTCGCCCTCGCGGTAGCCCTCCATGAACCACTTGAGGCGGGACAACGGCAGCCCCAGGATCCAGCCGGGGATCTTCTTGGGACCCGCGCCGAAGCCGAGGTGCTCCAGCACGGCGAGCAGGAGCTGGCCTCGGGCGATGATCGCCCCCGACCGCGCCTCACTCGGCTGCTGCCAGCCGACGTGCAGCCACAGGTCCCGCTCGACCACCTTCGCGGCCCGCTTGAGCGTGTCCGTGTCGCACGACCAGTTGACGTAGGCGTCGTGGTCGCTCTGCTGCCAGCAACCCTCCGCCACCCACAGCCCCAGCAGCCAGAGCAGCTCGTCGGTGACCTTCAACGTGATCGGCAGCCAGGGCGACGCGCCGCTGACCCGGCGCCGCACCATCGCCGTCTCTGGGACGTGCAGGCCCAGCCGACGGACCTCGCCAACCGTCAGGTAGTCGAGATCACGGCTGCGGACCACCGAACCCCAGGTCGACTGCCGGACCTTCGGCCCAGGAGTGCGGCGGGACACCCGGTCGGCGACCAGGTCCTGGCGGTTCTCCCACACGTGCCAGCCCAGGCCCGGCCAGGTGACCTGGAGGTCGTCGGCGGAGCCGCCCGTCGCCTCCCAGGCGTCGACCACCGACACCCACTCCTTGTCGCGCTCCGGCACCTCGATGCGAGTGGCCACGGCGATGCGGTCGCCCACCTGCAGCTGGGTGACCGGTCGCGCCTCCGGCTCGCCGCCGGGCCCTTCGACGAACAGGCTGTGGTCGCCGGTCACCCGAACCGAGCGCCCGTAGCGGGTGTGGACCTCGAAGCAGGGGCCGGTCGGCGGATGGCCGAGCAGCGCGATCGCCTCGGACGCGGCGATCCGACCGCCGTCGCCGAACGCCGGCACGGTGTAGCCGTGGAGGTCGACGTTGGTGCCGATGCGGGCGGCCAGGTCGCCGACACGCTCGCGCCGTAGCTCGGTGCCGTCGTCGTAGAGCACCTGCTCGTCAGCGAGGATCGAGTTGAAGATGCGGACGATCCTCACGTCCAACCCGTGGTAGCGGTGGTACGCCATCGTGATCGCCTCGGCGAAGCGCTTCGCCTCGTCGTAGACGCCGCGGGGGCCCACGGGGTTGACGTGGCCCCAGTACTGCTCGTGCTGGGGGTGGACCTTGGGGTCGCCGTAGACCTCGCTGGTGGACGCCAGCAGGAAGCGGGCGTCCTTGCGCTTGGCGAGGCCCAGGCAGTTGTGGGTGCCGAGGCTGCCGACCTTGAGCGTCTGGATCGGCATCTCCATGTAGTCGCGAGGCGAGGCCGGCGACGCGAAGTGCAGCACCGCATCGACGGGGCCGGGCACCCACACGTAGGTGCTCACGTCGTGGTCGACGAACGTGAACCCGGGATGGCCGAAGAGGTGCTCGATGTTGGGGACCGCGCCCGTGCTCATGTTGTCGAGCGCGATGACCTCATCGCCGCGCGCGAGCAACACATCGCACAGATGCGATCCGAGAAAGCCAGCTCCACCGGTGACGACGACGCGCGCCATGGTTCTCGTCTCTCAACTTTCGGTTTGTGGCTGTAGCTGTGCCTGTGACGCCCCCGCCGGGCGACGACTGCTACCGGCCGATGCCGACGTACGAGAACCCTCGACGTTCCAGGGCCGGTCGGTCCAACAGGTTGCGAGCGTCCACGATGCGGGGCGCCTTCATCAGATTGGCCACTTTGTCGAAGTCCGTCCAGCGGAACTCGTCCCACTCGGTCAGAACCGCCAGAACGTCGGCGCCCTCGCACACCGAGTAGGCGTCGTTGGCGGGCGTCAGGCCCACGATCTCCGACTTCACGGCCGGGTCGTAGGCGCACACGTCGGCGCCCTCGGCCTGCAGCAGCTGGATGACCTTCAGCGCCGGCGAGTCGCGGGTGTCGTCGGTGCGGGCCTTGAACGTGAGGCCCCACACGCCCACCTTCACGCCCTCCAGGGACCCGCCCGCCATCTCCCGCACCTTGGTGACCACCCGGTGGAACTGGTCGTCGTTGACGGTGATCACGCCCCGCAGCAGGTCGAACGAGTACCCGGCGGTGTCGGCGATGTGGACCAGCGCCCGCGAGTCCTTCGGGAAGCACGAGCCGCCCCAACCCGGGCCCGGGCGGAGGAACTCGTGGCCGATGCGCTTGTCGTAGCCCATCCCCAGCACCACGTCCTTGACGTCGGCGCCCACGGCCTCGCACACCGCGGCGATGGCGTTCACGAAGCTGATCTTCGTGGCCAGGAAGGCGTTGGAGGCGTACTTGATGGTCTCGGCCGACGCCGGGTCGGTGACGATGATCGGGGCGGTCACGCCGATGTACAGCGCCGCCACCCGCACCGCGGCGGCCTGGTGCTCGCTGCCGATCACGATGCGGTCGGGGTGGAGGAAGTCGTGCACCGCCGAGCCCTCACGCAGGAACTCGGGGTTGCTGACCACGGCGACGTCGTCGCGCCCCAGCACCCGCTCGACCGCCCGGGTGGAGCCCACCGGCACGGTCGACTTGTTGACGACGACGGCCTCGGCCGGCAGCACCGGCCCGATCTGGCGGGCCGCGGTCTCGATGTACGACAGGTCGGCGGAGCCGTCGTCGGCCTGCGGGGTGGGCACGCACAGGTAGGCGAAGTCGGCGTCGCTGGCGGCGTTCTCGGCGCCGACCACGAAACGCAGCCGGCCACCCTCGAGGCCCTCGCGCACCATGTTGTCGAGGCCGGCCTCCACGATCGGGATCTCGCCCCGGCTGAGCTGCGCCACCTTGCCCTCGTCGATGTCGGCGCACACGACGTCGTGGCCGAGGTGCGAGAAGCAGGCGGCCGTGGTGAGGCCCACGTACCCAGCTCCGATGACGGCGATCTGCGCCATGTGGTGGACCTCCCTGCCCCAAGCCTGGTTCGGCGTGCGGAAACGCTAGCCCGTCAAGGCACCTGCACCCACCGCGCGTGAGCCGAGATCAGGGAGCGCGCCTCGCGGCCCGGCAGCCAACTAAAGTCTCGGCCTGTCCTGCCGGGCTCCGGGAGATGAGACTGTGCGCAACGCACTCGGTTCTGTCCAATCAGTTGTGGTGCTCGGTGGTGCCTCCGACATCGGGGCCGCGATCACCGAGCGGCTCATCCGCGACGGCTGCCGTTCGGTGGTGCTGGCGGGTCGCCGGCCCGAGGCCATGGAGCCCGTCGCCGAGCGCCTCCGGGGTGCGGGTGCCCAGGTCGGGGTCACCGTCTGGGACGCCGTCGACATCGGCAGCCACGCCGACGCCGTGAAGGCCGCCTGGGACGCGATGCCCGGTGGCGGCGACGTCGACTGCGTGGTCATGTCCGCCGGCGTGCTGGGCGAGCAGTCCCACTTCGAAGACGACCCCACGGCCGCGGCCGAGGCCCTCACCGCCAACTACACCGGGCCGGTGTCCACCCTGCTGCACGTCGCCCAGCGGCTGCGCCAGCAGGGGCACGGCAGCATCGTGGTGCTGTCGTCGGTGGCGGGTGAGCGGGCCCGGCGCTCGAACTTCGTGTACGGCTCGTCGAAGGCCGGCCTCGACGTCTTCTCGCAGGGCCT is drawn from Acidimicrobiales bacterium and contains these coding sequences:
- a CDS encoding GDP-mannose 4,6-dehydratase, translated to MARVVVTGGAGFLGSHLCDVLLARGDEVIALDNMSTGAVPNIEHLFGHPGFTFVDHDVSTYVWVPGPVDAVLHFASPASPRDYMEMPIQTLKVGSLGTHNCLGLAKRKDARFLLASTSEVYGDPKVHPQHEQYWGHVNPVGPRGVYDEAKRFAEAITMAYHRYHGLDVRIVRIFNSILADEQVLYDDGTELRRERVGDLAARIGTNVDLHGYTVPAFGDGGRIAASEAIALLGHPPTGPCFEVHTRYGRSVRVTGDHSLFVEGPGGEPEARPVTQLQVGDRIAVATRIEVPERDKEWVSVVDAWEATGGSADDLQVTWPGLGWHVWENRQDLVADRVSRRTPGPKVRQSTWGSVVRSRDLDYLTVGEVRRLGLHVPETAMVRRRVSGASPWLPITLKVTDELLWLLGLWVAEGCWQQSDHDAYVNWSCDTDTLKRAAKVVERDLWLHVGWQQPSEARSGAIIARGQLLLAVLEHLGFGAGPKKIPGWILGLPLSRLKWFMEGYREGDGVHSGQKFEEGVRHEFSTVSDDLKDDLIVALARFGICPSVGRYTSTLRQRTGDRRYPFWRVTVPQVSPWSPLDWDRGVTQKLNARRTGDLVWAPVKSIEEIEPTELVYDFSVPGRENFWAGTGVACHNTYGPRMRIEDGRVVSNFLVQAIQGKSLTIYGDGTQSRSFCYVDDEIRGIVALLDGDITGPVNIGNPVEFTVSELAEIVLDVVGSSSEIVYEQLPADDPTQRKPDISLARKSLGWEPSVDVREGLARTADYFRKALRHP
- a CDS encoding decaprenylphospho-beta-D-erythro-pentofuranosid-2-ulose 2-reductase, whose protein sequence is MRNALGSVQSVVVLGGASDIGAAITERLIRDGCRSVVLAGRRPEAMEPVAERLRGAGAQVGVTVWDAVDIGSHADAVKAAWDAMPGGGDVDCVVMSAGVLGEQSHFEDDPTAAAEALTANYTGPVSTLLHVAQRLRQQGHGSIVVLSSVAGERARRSNFVYGSSKAGLDVFSQGLADSLVGSGVRVVVVRPGYVHTSMTEGKDPAPLATTPEVVADAVAGALASGGKEIVWVPNTFRYLMTVFRHLPRPLWRKVSANR
- a CDS encoding UDP-glucose/GDP-mannose dehydrogenase family protein, producing the protein MAQIAVIGAGYVGLTTAACFSHLGHDVVCADIDEGKVAQLSRGEIPIVEAGLDNMVREGLEGGRLRFVVGAENAASDADFAYLCVPTPQADDGSADLSYIETAARQIGPVLPAEAVVVNKSTVPVGSTRAVERVLGRDDVAVVSNPEFLREGSAVHDFLHPDRIVIGSEHQAAAVRVAALYIGVTAPIIVTDPASAETIKYASNAFLATKISFVNAIAAVCEAVGADVKDVVLGMGYDKRIGHEFLRPGPGWGGSCFPKDSRALVHIADTAGYSFDLLRGVITVNDDQFHRVVTKVREMAGGSLEGVKVGVWGLTFKARTDDTRDSPALKVIQLLQAEGADVCAYDPAVKSEIVGLTPANDAYSVCEGADVLAVLTEWDEFRWTDFDKVANLMKAPRIVDARNLLDRPALERRGFSYVGIGR